In a single window of the Solea senegalensis isolate Sse05_10M linkage group LG1, IFAPA_SoseM_1, whole genome shotgun sequence genome:
- the LOC122780309 gene encoding crystallin J1B-like isoform X1, whose translation MALSVADRAIGAIIGAAVADAAAQPMHWIYSPERLRELLSDVEPRPEFRPQSANPFYRRATGEQTCYGDQAYVLLESLSHCGDVDVDDLTKRIYKFFGRGTEYDLPLNDPYREKGGPKAILPIDGPWRHASLKAFIRNVDAGKDETGCDVDCQMDGVTKLAPVVAMFAGRPEMLEKVERAVRVTQNNDMCVAVTLAAARFLEHFILNGPDPNALDAVLAQLNDPKRQNPQELDRAVTAHIHQVKANLAKTSQQLIPAVFTNTUALPGAFQGALHGVLTLNQLEEAVRDTMRCGGCTSSRASFIGACFGAQTGPQGIPESWKDRTLRYRRLLELAENVVQKNKSAVEVQP comes from the exons ATGGCGTTGAGTGTGGCGGACAGAGCCATAGGGGCCATTATTGGGGCAGCAGTTGCAGATGCAGCAG CCCAGCCGATGCACTGGATCTACAGCCCAGAGCGGCTCAGAGAACTTCTGAGCGATGTGGAGCCGCGTCCAGAGTTTAGGCCTCAGTCAGCGAATCCTTTCTACCGCAGAGCGACGGGTGAGCAGACGTGCTATGGCGACCAGGCCTACGTCCTGCTGGAGTCACTGAGTCACTGCGGAG ATGTGGACGTGGACGACCTGACTAAGCGCATCTACAAGTTCTTTGGCCGGGGAACTGAGTACGACCTGCCTCTCAATGATCCATACAGGGAGAAAGGAG GTCCTAAAGCCATCCTCCCCATCGATGGCCCGTGGAGGCACGCCAGCCTGAAGGCTTTCATCAGAAACGTGGATGCCGGCAAAGATGAAACTG gCTGTGATGTGGACTGCCAGATGGACGGTGTCACTAAACTGGCCCCAGTCGTGGCCATGTTCGCTGGACGACCCGAGATGCTGGAGAAGGTGGAAAGAGCCGTGCGGGTCACGCAGAACAACGAcatgtgtgtggctgtgacACTGGCTGCTGCGAG GTTTTTGGAGCATTTCATTCTGAATGGCCCAGATCCCAACGCCCTGGATGCAGTTCTGGCTCAGCTGAATGACCCGAAGAGACAGAACCCTCAGGAGCTGGACCGAGCTGTCACTG CCCATATCCACCAGGTGAAGGCGAATCTGGCCAAGACATCCCAGCAGCTCATACCTGCTGTGTTCACAAACACATGAG CTTTGCCCGGTGCATTCCAGGGAGCGCTTCACGGAGTCCTGACGCTGAACCAGCTGGAGGAAGCAGTCAGGGACACCATGCGCTGCGGGGGATGCACCTCCAGCCGAGCCTCCTTCATAGGAGCCTGTTTTGGAGCTCAG ACCGGCCCTCAGGGAATCCCAGAGTCTTGGAAGGACAGGACGCTCAGATACCGTCGGCTGCTGGAGCTGGCTGAGAATgtggtgcaaaaaaacaaatcagcagTTGAAGTTCAGCCTTGA
- the LOC122780309 gene encoding crystallin J1B-like isoform X2 — protein sequence MALSVADRAIGAIIGAAVADAADVDVDDLTKRIYKFFGRGTEYDLPLNDPYREKGGPKAILPIDGPWRHASLKAFIRNVDAGKDETGCDVDCQMDGVTKLAPVVAMFAGRPEMLEKVERAVRVTQNNDMCVAVTLAAARFLEHFILNGPDPNALDAVLAQLNDPKRQNPQELDRAVTAHIHQVKANLAKTSQQLIPAVFTNTUALPGAFQGALHGVLTLNQLEEAVRDTMRCGGCTSSRASFIGACFGAQTGPQGIPESWKDRTLRYRRLLELAENVVQKNKSAVEVQP from the exons ATGGCGTTGAGTGTGGCGGACAGAGCCATAGGGGCCATTATTGGGGCAGCAGTTGCAGATGCAGCAG ATGTGGACGTGGACGACCTGACTAAGCGCATCTACAAGTTCTTTGGCCGGGGAACTGAGTACGACCTGCCTCTCAATGATCCATACAGGGAGAAAGGAG GTCCTAAAGCCATCCTCCCCATCGATGGCCCGTGGAGGCACGCCAGCCTGAAGGCTTTCATCAGAAACGTGGATGCCGGCAAAGATGAAACTG gCTGTGATGTGGACTGCCAGATGGACGGTGTCACTAAACTGGCCCCAGTCGTGGCCATGTTCGCTGGACGACCCGAGATGCTGGAGAAGGTGGAAAGAGCCGTGCGGGTCACGCAGAACAACGAcatgtgtgtggctgtgacACTGGCTGCTGCGAG GTTTTTGGAGCATTTCATTCTGAATGGCCCAGATCCCAACGCCCTGGATGCAGTTCTGGCTCAGCTGAATGACCCGAAGAGACAGAACCCTCAGGAGCTGGACCGAGCTGTCACTG CCCATATCCACCAGGTGAAGGCGAATCTGGCCAAGACATCCCAGCAGCTCATACCTGCTGTGTTCACAAACACATGAG CTTTGCCCGGTGCATTCCAGGGAGCGCTTCACGGAGTCCTGACGCTGAACCAGCTGGAGGAAGCAGTCAGGGACACCATGCGCTGCGGGGGATGCACCTCCAGCCGAGCCTCCTTCATAGGAGCCTGTTTTGGAGCTCAG ACCGGCCCTCAGGGAATCCCAGAGTCTTGGAAGGACAGGACGCTCAGATACCGTCGGCTGCTGGAGCTGGCTGAGAATgtggtgcaaaaaaacaaatcagcagTTGAAGTTCAGCCTTGA